In one Serinus canaria isolate serCan28SL12 chromosome 2, serCan2020, whole genome shotgun sequence genomic region, the following are encoded:
- the ZHX1 gene encoding zinc fingers and homeoboxes protein 1 isoform X3 — protein MASKRKSTTPCMVLANEQDPDLEMVSDLEEGPPVLTPADNPAAEGVTSDEDVHEYVDSDNKKNTNKVEGGYECKYCTFQTPDLNMFTFHVDSEHPNVVLNSSYVCLECNFLTKRYDALSEHNLKHHPGEENFKLTMVKRNNQTIFEQTVNDLTFDGSFVREENAGQADSSEVPSSGISISKTPIMKMMKSKPEAKRIAVFHNVVDDIPGEEKGTENEPNSEEVVENPPPVVSESKPSHSVVCSAADVAGAVVTPAPVLQPGVAQVITAVTAPQNSNLIPKVLIPVNSIPAYNTALDNNPLLLNTYNKFPYPTMSEITVLSSQAKYTEEQIKIWFSAQRLKHGVSWTPEEVEEARRKQFNGTVHTVPQTITVIPAHISAASNGLPSILQTCQIVGQPGLVLTQVAGTNTLPVTAPIALTVAGVPNQTQLQKSQIHSAQPIAETKQVAAIPAPQPIKNESTLMNPDSFGIRAKKTKEQLAELKVSYLKNQFPQDSEIVRLMKITGLTKGEIKKWFSDTRYNQRNSKNNHGIHLSSDSCATIVIDSSDEMNESPTGVTPQSKPSWGTFPDFTPQKFKEKTSEQLQVLQASFLNNPVLTEEEMNRLRAQTKLTRREIDAWFTEKRKSNVLKEEGADMNESNAGSSKEESGETSVGDGAAGTKSGCCTSSKIGKKSPEQLHMLKSSFVRTQWPSPQEYNKLAEETGLPRSEIVSWFGDTRYAWKNGGLKCCPVW, from the coding sequence ATGGCAAGTAAACGAAAATCAACAACACCCTGCATGGTCTTAGCCAATGAGCAGGATCCAGATCTAGAAATGGTGTCAGACTTGGAGGAAGGACCACCTGTGCTCACACCAGCAGATAACCCTGCAGCAGAGGGTGTGACAAGTGATGAGGATGTTCATGAGTATGTGGATTCAGACaataagaaaaacacaaataaagtAGAAGGTGGTTATGAGTGTAAATACTGTACTTTTCAGACTCCAGATCTCAATATGTTTACCTTTCATGTGGATTCAGAACACCCCAACGTAGTATTAAATTCATCCTACGTTTGTTTAGAATGTAATTTCCTTACCAAAAGATATGATGCCCTCTCAGAACATAATTTGAAGCACCaccctggagaggagaatttTAAATTGACTATGGTGAAACGTAATAACCAGACAATCTTTGAACAGACAGTAAATGATCTCACTTTTGATGGGAGTTTTgttagagaagaaaatgctggaCAGGCTGACTCTTCTGAGGTCCCCTCATCAGGGATCTCCATTAGCAAAACTCCTATcatgaaaatgatgaaaagcAAACCCGAGGCTAAACGTATTGCTGTTTTCCACAATGTAGTTGATGACATTCCTGGTGAAGAAAAGGGAACTGAAAATGAGCCAAACTCTGAAGAAGTAGTAGAAAACCCCCCACCGGTTGTTTCTGAATCCAAACCAAGCCATTCAGTTGTGTGCAGTGCAGCAGATGTGGCTGGGGCAGTTGTGACCCCGGCACCAGTGCTTCAgcctggggtggcacaggtTATAACAGCTGTTACAGCTCCACAGAACTCAAACCTGATTCCAAAAGTCCTAATACCTGTAAATAGCATTCCAGCCTATAACACTGCTTTGGATAACAATCCTCTTTTGCTTAACACCTACAACAAATTCCCATATCCAACCATGTCAGAAATCACTGTTCTTTCCTCTCAAGCAAAGTACACGGAAGAGCAGATTAAAATATGGTTTTCTGCTCAGCGTCTGAAACATGGAGTGAGTTGGACGCCAGAGGAGGTGGAAGAAGCAAGGAGGAAACAATTTAATGGCACAGTGCATACTGTGCCACAGACCATTACCGTTATTCCAGCACACATTTCGGCCGCTAGCAATGGTTTACCTTCCATTTTACAGACATGTCAAATAGTTGGTCAGCCAGGACTTGTTCTCACTCAAGTTGCAGGTACAAATACGTTACCAGTAACAGCCCCAATAGCTTTGACTGTAGCAGGAGTCCCAAACCAAACACAGTTACAGAAGAGTCAGATTCACAGTGCTCAGCCTATTGCAGAAACCAAACAAGTTGCTGccattccagcccctcagcctATCAAAAATGAATCCACGCTGATGAATCCTGACTCCTTTGGCATCCGAGCAAAAAAAACTAAGGAACAACTGGCAGAATTGAAAGTCAGTTACCTTAAAAACCAATTTCCTCAAGACTCAGAAATTGTTAGACTTATGAAAATAACAGGTCTCACTAAAGGAGAGATCAAAAAGTGGTTCAGTGATACACGCTACAATCAGAGAAACTCAAAGAATAATCATGGGATTCATCTTAGCAGTGATTCATGTGCCACCATTGTTATTGATTCAAGTGATGAAATGAATGAATCTCCAACAGGAGTCACTCCACAGAGCAAGCCATCTTGGGGTACTTTTCCTGATTTCACCCCACAGAAATTCAAAGAGAAGACTTCTGAACAACTGCAAGTCCTCCAAGCAAGTTTTCTTAATAACCCTGTCCTTACTGAAGAAGAGATGAATAGATTAAGAGCCCAAACAAAACTGACCAGGAGAGAGATTGATGCCTGGtttacagaaaaaaggaaatcaaatgtCTTGAAGGAAGAGGGAGCTGACATGAATGAAAGCAATGCTGGCAGCTCAAAAGAGGAGTCTGGAGAAACATCtgtgggagatggagcagcaggaacaaaatCAGGGTGTTGTACTTCAAGCAAAATAGGCAAAAAATCACCAGAGCAGTTGCACATGCTCAAAAGTTCCTTTGTCCGTACTCAGTGGCCATCTCCACAAGAATACAACAAGCTGGCAGAAGAAACTGGACTTCCAAGATCAGAAATCGTGAGCTGGTTTGGAGATACTCGCTATGCCTGGAAAAATGGTGGATTGAAATG
- the ZHX1 gene encoding zinc fingers and homeoboxes protein 1 isoform X2 has product MASKRKSTTPCMVLANEQDPDLEMVSDLEEGPPVLTPADNPAAEGVTSDEDVHEYVDSDNKKNTNKVEGGYECKYCTFQTPDLNMFTFHVDSEHPNVVLNSSYVCLECNFLTKRYDALSEHNLKHHPGEENFKLTMVKRNNQTIFEQTVNDLTFDGSFVREENAGQADSSEVPSSGISISKTPIMKMMKSKPEAKRIAVFHNVVDDIPGEEKGTENEPNSEEVVENPPPVVSESKPSHSVVCSAADVAGAVVTPAPVLQPGVAQVITAVTAPQNSNLIPKVLIPVNSIPAYNTALDNNPLLLNTYNKFPYPTMSEITVLSSQAKYTEEQIKIWFSAQRLKHGVSWTPEEVEEARRKQFNGTVHTVPQTITVIPAHISAASNGLPSILQTCQIVGQPGLVLTQVAGTNTLPVTAPIALTVAGVPNQTQLQKSQIHSAQPIAETKQVAAIPAPQPIKNESTLMNPDSFGIRAKKTKEQLAELKVSYLKNQFPQDSEIVRLMKITGLTKGEIKKWFSDTRYNQRNSKNNHGIHLSSDSCATIVIDSSDEMNESPTGVTPQSKPSWGTFPDFTPQKFKEKTSEQLQVLQASFLNNPVLTEEEMNRLRAQTKLTRREIDAWFTEKRKSNVLKEEGADMNESNAGSSKEESGETSVGDGAAGTKSGCCTSSKIGKKSPEQLHMLKSSFVRTQWPSPQEYNKLAEETGLPRSEIVSWFGDTRYAWKNGGLKCVISNSKMLQFSRYFHKRSPGLVQC; this is encoded by the coding sequence ATGGCAAGTAAACGAAAATCAACAACACCCTGCATGGTCTTAGCCAATGAGCAGGATCCAGATCTAGAAATGGTGTCAGACTTGGAGGAAGGACCACCTGTGCTCACACCAGCAGATAACCCTGCAGCAGAGGGTGTGACAAGTGATGAGGATGTTCATGAGTATGTGGATTCAGACaataagaaaaacacaaataaagtAGAAGGTGGTTATGAGTGTAAATACTGTACTTTTCAGACTCCAGATCTCAATATGTTTACCTTTCATGTGGATTCAGAACACCCCAACGTAGTATTAAATTCATCCTACGTTTGTTTAGAATGTAATTTCCTTACCAAAAGATATGATGCCCTCTCAGAACATAATTTGAAGCACCaccctggagaggagaatttTAAATTGACTATGGTGAAACGTAATAACCAGACAATCTTTGAACAGACAGTAAATGATCTCACTTTTGATGGGAGTTTTgttagagaagaaaatgctggaCAGGCTGACTCTTCTGAGGTCCCCTCATCAGGGATCTCCATTAGCAAAACTCCTATcatgaaaatgatgaaaagcAAACCCGAGGCTAAACGTATTGCTGTTTTCCACAATGTAGTTGATGACATTCCTGGTGAAGAAAAGGGAACTGAAAATGAGCCAAACTCTGAAGAAGTAGTAGAAAACCCCCCACCGGTTGTTTCTGAATCCAAACCAAGCCATTCAGTTGTGTGCAGTGCAGCAGATGTGGCTGGGGCAGTTGTGACCCCGGCACCAGTGCTTCAgcctggggtggcacaggtTATAACAGCTGTTACAGCTCCACAGAACTCAAACCTGATTCCAAAAGTCCTAATACCTGTAAATAGCATTCCAGCCTATAACACTGCTTTGGATAACAATCCTCTTTTGCTTAACACCTACAACAAATTCCCATATCCAACCATGTCAGAAATCACTGTTCTTTCCTCTCAAGCAAAGTACACGGAAGAGCAGATTAAAATATGGTTTTCTGCTCAGCGTCTGAAACATGGAGTGAGTTGGACGCCAGAGGAGGTGGAAGAAGCAAGGAGGAAACAATTTAATGGCACAGTGCATACTGTGCCACAGACCATTACCGTTATTCCAGCACACATTTCGGCCGCTAGCAATGGTTTACCTTCCATTTTACAGACATGTCAAATAGTTGGTCAGCCAGGACTTGTTCTCACTCAAGTTGCAGGTACAAATACGTTACCAGTAACAGCCCCAATAGCTTTGACTGTAGCAGGAGTCCCAAACCAAACACAGTTACAGAAGAGTCAGATTCACAGTGCTCAGCCTATTGCAGAAACCAAACAAGTTGCTGccattccagcccctcagcctATCAAAAATGAATCCACGCTGATGAATCCTGACTCCTTTGGCATCCGAGCAAAAAAAACTAAGGAACAACTGGCAGAATTGAAAGTCAGTTACCTTAAAAACCAATTTCCTCAAGACTCAGAAATTGTTAGACTTATGAAAATAACAGGTCTCACTAAAGGAGAGATCAAAAAGTGGTTCAGTGATACACGCTACAATCAGAGAAACTCAAAGAATAATCATGGGATTCATCTTAGCAGTGATTCATGTGCCACCATTGTTATTGATTCAAGTGATGAAATGAATGAATCTCCAACAGGAGTCACTCCACAGAGCAAGCCATCTTGGGGTACTTTTCCTGATTTCACCCCACAGAAATTCAAAGAGAAGACTTCTGAACAACTGCAAGTCCTCCAAGCAAGTTTTCTTAATAACCCTGTCCTTACTGAAGAAGAGATGAATAGATTAAGAGCCCAAACAAAACTGACCAGGAGAGAGATTGATGCCTGGtttacagaaaaaaggaaatcaaatgtCTTGAAGGAAGAGGGAGCTGACATGAATGAAAGCAATGCTGGCAGCTCAAAAGAGGAGTCTGGAGAAACATCtgtgggagatggagcagcaggaacaaaatCAGGGTGTTGTACTTCAAGCAAAATAGGCAAAAAATCACCAGAGCAGTTGCACATGCTCAAAAGTTCCTTTGTCCGTACTCAGTGGCCATCTCCACAAGAATACAACAAGCTGGCAGAAGAAACTGGACTTCCAAGATCAGAAATCGTGAGCTGGTTTGGAGATACTCGCTATGCCTGGAAAAATGGTGGATTGAAATG
- the ZHX1 gene encoding zinc fingers and homeoboxes protein 1 isoform X1, with the protein MASKRKSTTPCMVLANEQDPDLEMVSDLEEGPPVLTPADNPAAEGVTSDEDVHEYVDSDNKKNTNKVEGGYECKYCTFQTPDLNMFTFHVDSEHPNVVLNSSYVCLECNFLTKRYDALSEHNLKHHPGEENFKLTMVKRNNQTIFEQTVNDLTFDGSFVREENAGQADSSEVPSSGISISKTPIMKMMKSKPEAKRIAVFHNVVDDIPGEEKGTENEPNSEEVVENPPPVVSESKPSHSVVCSAADVAGAVVTPAPVLQPGVAQVITAVTAPQNSNLIPKVLIPVNSIPAYNTALDNNPLLLNTYNKFPYPTMSEITVLSSQAKYTEEQIKIWFSAQRLKHGVSWTPEEVEEARRKQFNGTVHTVPQTITVIPAHISAASNGLPSILQTCQIVGQPGLVLTQVAGTNTLPVTAPIALTVAGVPNQTQLQKSQIHSAQPIAETKQVAAIPAPQPIKNESTLMNPDSFGIRAKKTKEQLAELKVSYLKNQFPQDSEIVRLMKITGLTKGEIKKWFSDTRYNQRNSKNNHGIHLSSDSCATIVIDSSDEMNESPTGVTPQSKPSWGTFPDFTPQKFKEKTSEQLQVLQASFLNNPVLTEEEMNRLRAQTKLTRREIDAWFTEKRKSNVLKEEGADMNESNAGSSKEESGETSVGDGAAGTKSGCCTSSKIGKKSPEQLHMLKSSFVRTQWPSPQEYNKLAEETGLPRSEIVSWFGDTRYAWKNGGLKWYYYYQSASANSLNGQSFARKRGRGRPKGRGRGRPRGRPRGSKRLNCWDRGVSVIKFKTGTAILKDYYMKHKFLNEQDLDELVAKSHMGYEQVREWFAERQRRLELGIELFDENEEEDEMLDDQEDEEETDDSDTWEPPRHVKRKLSKTD; encoded by the coding sequence ATGGCAAGTAAACGAAAATCAACAACACCCTGCATGGTCTTAGCCAATGAGCAGGATCCAGATCTAGAAATGGTGTCAGACTTGGAGGAAGGACCACCTGTGCTCACACCAGCAGATAACCCTGCAGCAGAGGGTGTGACAAGTGATGAGGATGTTCATGAGTATGTGGATTCAGACaataagaaaaacacaaataaagtAGAAGGTGGTTATGAGTGTAAATACTGTACTTTTCAGACTCCAGATCTCAATATGTTTACCTTTCATGTGGATTCAGAACACCCCAACGTAGTATTAAATTCATCCTACGTTTGTTTAGAATGTAATTTCCTTACCAAAAGATATGATGCCCTCTCAGAACATAATTTGAAGCACCaccctggagaggagaatttTAAATTGACTATGGTGAAACGTAATAACCAGACAATCTTTGAACAGACAGTAAATGATCTCACTTTTGATGGGAGTTTTgttagagaagaaaatgctggaCAGGCTGACTCTTCTGAGGTCCCCTCATCAGGGATCTCCATTAGCAAAACTCCTATcatgaaaatgatgaaaagcAAACCCGAGGCTAAACGTATTGCTGTTTTCCACAATGTAGTTGATGACATTCCTGGTGAAGAAAAGGGAACTGAAAATGAGCCAAACTCTGAAGAAGTAGTAGAAAACCCCCCACCGGTTGTTTCTGAATCCAAACCAAGCCATTCAGTTGTGTGCAGTGCAGCAGATGTGGCTGGGGCAGTTGTGACCCCGGCACCAGTGCTTCAgcctggggtggcacaggtTATAACAGCTGTTACAGCTCCACAGAACTCAAACCTGATTCCAAAAGTCCTAATACCTGTAAATAGCATTCCAGCCTATAACACTGCTTTGGATAACAATCCTCTTTTGCTTAACACCTACAACAAATTCCCATATCCAACCATGTCAGAAATCACTGTTCTTTCCTCTCAAGCAAAGTACACGGAAGAGCAGATTAAAATATGGTTTTCTGCTCAGCGTCTGAAACATGGAGTGAGTTGGACGCCAGAGGAGGTGGAAGAAGCAAGGAGGAAACAATTTAATGGCACAGTGCATACTGTGCCACAGACCATTACCGTTATTCCAGCACACATTTCGGCCGCTAGCAATGGTTTACCTTCCATTTTACAGACATGTCAAATAGTTGGTCAGCCAGGACTTGTTCTCACTCAAGTTGCAGGTACAAATACGTTACCAGTAACAGCCCCAATAGCTTTGACTGTAGCAGGAGTCCCAAACCAAACACAGTTACAGAAGAGTCAGATTCACAGTGCTCAGCCTATTGCAGAAACCAAACAAGTTGCTGccattccagcccctcagcctATCAAAAATGAATCCACGCTGATGAATCCTGACTCCTTTGGCATCCGAGCAAAAAAAACTAAGGAACAACTGGCAGAATTGAAAGTCAGTTACCTTAAAAACCAATTTCCTCAAGACTCAGAAATTGTTAGACTTATGAAAATAACAGGTCTCACTAAAGGAGAGATCAAAAAGTGGTTCAGTGATACACGCTACAATCAGAGAAACTCAAAGAATAATCATGGGATTCATCTTAGCAGTGATTCATGTGCCACCATTGTTATTGATTCAAGTGATGAAATGAATGAATCTCCAACAGGAGTCACTCCACAGAGCAAGCCATCTTGGGGTACTTTTCCTGATTTCACCCCACAGAAATTCAAAGAGAAGACTTCTGAACAACTGCAAGTCCTCCAAGCAAGTTTTCTTAATAACCCTGTCCTTACTGAAGAAGAGATGAATAGATTAAGAGCCCAAACAAAACTGACCAGGAGAGAGATTGATGCCTGGtttacagaaaaaaggaaatcaaatgtCTTGAAGGAAGAGGGAGCTGACATGAATGAAAGCAATGCTGGCAGCTCAAAAGAGGAGTCTGGAGAAACATCtgtgggagatggagcagcaggaacaaaatCAGGGTGTTGTACTTCAAGCAAAATAGGCAAAAAATCACCAGAGCAGTTGCACATGCTCAAAAGTTCCTTTGTCCGTACTCAGTGGCCATCTCCACAAGAATACAACAAGCTGGCAGAAGAAACTGGACTTCCAAGATCAGAAATCGTGAGCTGGTTTGGAGATACTCGCTATGCCTGGAAAAATGGTGGATTGAAATGGTATTACTATTACCAGAGTGCCAGTGCAAACAGCCTGAATGGCCAAAGCTTTGcaaggaagagagggagaggaagaccaaaggggagggggagagggaggccTCGGGGGAGGCCTCGGGGAAGCAAGAGGTTAAATTGCTGGGACAGAGGTGTATCTGtcataaaatttaaaactggAACAGCAATCCTGAAGGACTATTATATGAAGCACAAATTCCTTAATGAGCAAGACCTTGATGAACTGGTAGCCAAATCTCACATGGGATATGAGCAGGTCAGAGAATGGTTTGCAGAAAGGCAAAGAAGATTAGAACTTGGAATAGAGCTGTTTGATGAGAATGAGGAGGAAGATGAAATGCTGGATGAtcaggaggatgaggaagaaacAGATGATAGTGATACTTGGGAACCCCCTAGACATGTTAAGCGTAAACTTTCAAAAACAGACTGA